A single genomic interval of Juglans regia cultivar Chandler chromosome 1, Walnut 2.0, whole genome shotgun sequence harbors:
- the LOC109000399 gene encoding septum-promoting GTP-binding protein 1-like, which yields MRGREALESFTYAFPFFSHGQNRRKRSDSPLHLLIKMSQLCRKVVQLGLRRRLRRRMLILRRWFRRHCDRVLLMCSLGKRIRYRMLPTAPSVTSPSLGDTPPVVVDFTPEEHVTPACHNHDVDTSDLVALKISLLGDSKSGKTSFLAKYAGKEEEQAALEKKELNLMDKTLLVGGARISYCIWEVGGGKKSRVHIPAACKDSVAILFMFDLTSRCTLNGVIRWHQEARKWNQTAIPVLVGTKFDEFIQLPIDLQWTIASEARALAKALNATLFFSSATYNINVNKIFKFVTAKLFDLPWTVERNLTMGEPIIDF from the exons ATGCGAGGGAGAGAGGCATTAGAAAGCTTTACTTACGCTTTCCCATTTTTCTCTCATGGCCAAAATAGGAGGAAGAGATCAGACTCACCGCTacatttattaataaagatGTCTCAACTTTGTCGTAAAGTTGTTCAGCTCGGCCTTAGGAGGAGACTTCGACGTCGCATGTTGATCCTCCGGCGATGGTTCCGAAGACATTGTGACCGAGTACTTCTCATGTGTTCCCTTGGGAAACGAATCCGGTACCGCATGTTACCAACTGCCCCGTCTGTGACGTCTCCCTCTCTAGGGGACACCCCCCCGGTGGTCGTCGACTTTACGCCGGAGGAGCACGTAACGCCGGCGTGCCATAACCACGACGTGGACACCTCGGATTTGGTTGCCTTGAAGATCAGTCTCTTGGGTGATAGCAAAAGTGGAAAGACTAGTTTTCTG GCGAAGTATGCAGGGAAGGAGGAAGAACAAGCAGCACTGGAgaagaaagaattaaatttaatgGACAAAACATTATTGGTTGGAGGTGCACGAATTTCCTATTGTATTTGGGAAGTAGGAG GTGGTAAGAAGTCTAGAGTTCACATTCCTGCTGCTTGTAAGGACTCTGTGGCAATTTTGTTCATGTTTGATCTAACAAGTCGGTGTACACTAAATGG TGTCATAAGGTGGCATCAAGAAGCAAGGAAATGGAATCAA ACGGCAATTCCTGTTTTAGTTGGAACAAAGTTTGATGAGTTCATTCAGCTCCCCATAGATTTGCAATGGACAATTGCAAGTGAG GCAAGAGCATTAGCAAAAGCCCTCAATGCCACCCTGTTTTTCTCAAGTGCAACCTACAACATCAATGTCAATAAGATCTTCAAATTCGTCACTGCAAAGCTCTTTGACCTGCCATGGACTGTGGAGCGGAATCTGACCATGGGAGAACCCATTATTGATTTTTAG
- the LOC109000400 gene encoding uncharacterized protein LOC109000400, which yields MSETRPVPRRESPWGMPEGDHRQPKAHRCNDRAEDVVQACFEGNPFKTVPGPFKLFWQCMRSKPGEEPTEPYTYLELDPPKREVKLE from the exons ATGAGCGAGACGAGGCCGGTGCCGAGGAGAGAAAGCCCATGGGGGATGCCAGAGGGCGACCACCGTCAGCCGAAGGCCCATAGGTGCAATGACCGTGCGGAGGATGTCGTGCAA GCATGTTTCGAGGGAAATCCATTTAAGACAGTTCCAGGACCCTTCAAGCTCTTCTGGCAATGCATGCGTTCTAAACCAGG GGAGGAGCCGACAGAGCCATATACCTATTTGGAGTTAGATCCCCCAAAGAGAGAGGTGAAACTTGAGTGA